CTAAAGGGCTTCAACATGCAGTCGTCGGCGCCGATGTTCAGGCAGCGGACACGCTCCTGCACAGTGCTGCGGCCGGTCAGGACAAGGATAGAGGTAGAGGGGACGCGGCCGTACAGTTCTTCGAGGACCTGGACTCCATCCTTGCAGGGGAGGTTGAGATCGAGCACAATCAGGTCGGGTTGATGTTCAAGAGCCGAGGTTACCGCAGTTTCACCATCGGTAACCAATTCGGTTTCATATCCTTCGAGTCTCATTCCCCGCTGGAGTAAAGGACCCAAGGCAGCATCATCTTCCACAATTAGCATTCGCATTGTTTTCTCCCCCCGCCCGAGTTTAGTAGTGTGCGGGGATGAAACAGGTAATGTAACTTTCACAAAAAGCAACTTTCGTAACCTTGTGCTCTGACTGAAACCACAGTGCATTGTTGGCCCCGCTCCGGGCAAGAGGATCGGAGCACGAATCCCGAACACTTTCCAAATCAGGAAGCCGCGGACCAAAATGAAAACGAGCCATCCTTTGGTTCCAAGCGGCTCCTCGTGTACCAAAATCGGACACGAATCAAATTTGCTATCGCCGTTCGCTTTTTATTCGCTACAATGACGGCATGGCTATCACGCGGCGTCAAAAAGAAGTGATCGACTTCCTCTCCGGCTTCACACAGAAGAACGGATACTCCCCTTCTTACGAGGAGATCGCCTCCGGCCTCGGGCTGAACTCGCTGGCCACGGTACATAAGCACGTGACAAACCTGCAGAACAAGGGATTGCTGCAGCGCGCGCATAACCGCAGCCGCTCCATCGACGTGCTGCCGCCGCGGGCGAGCAAGCGCGGGCAGGACCGCCTGCCGCTGCTGGGACGGATCGCGGCGGGCAAGCCGGTAGAGGCGATCGAGGCGGCGGAGTCGATCTCGCTCGGCGACATCATCGGCAACCGCGAGGTCTTTGCCCTGGAGGTGCGAGGCGACTCCATGCGCGACGAGCACATCGTCTCGGGCGACTATGTTCTGGTCGAGAGGACCCGGACAGCCCGCGAGGGCGAGATCATCGTCGCCCTGGTCGATGGCAGCGAAGCCACGCTGAAGCGGTTCTATCGCGAAGGAGCGATGATCCGGCTGCAGCCTTCAAACGCCGAGATGGCTCCCATCTACGCTCCGGCGGCGAACGTCAGCATCCAGGGCAAGGTGCTGGGGATTCTGCGCAAGTACGCCTGAAGCTCTTTGAGAATTATCGGCGAGAAGCCGGGAACAAAATAAGACGGGCCCGCGTACTCCCATATCAAGGAGCTACTATGAACCTGCGAATTCTCACTGCCGCCGCCCTTTTCATCCTCACCACCGCCGCTCATGCCGCCGGTGGCAACTTCGAACGCACCCTGCCGCTCTCCGGCCCCGCCGATCTGTATATCTCCACCGGCTCGGGGCATATCCGCGTCTTTCCCGGGCAGGGAGACCAGATCCATGTCAGCGCTCACGTCTACAGCGGCTGGAATGCCGGGGATAATGTGGAGGAGCGCATCCAAAAGATCATCGCGGCTCCGCCGGTGCAGCAATCCGGCAACACCGTTCGTCTGGGCGAGACCGACGACCGGAGGCTCTACAACAACATCACAATCGACTACGACATCAGCGTGCCGAAGACCGTGGCGATCAACGCCCGCAGCGGCTCGGGTGACGTGGAGATCGACAACGTCGGGCGTTTTCTAGCCGCTGCGACGGGGTCGGGATCGGTGCGGGCGCACGGCATACAGGGGCCGGCTGCCCTGCGCACCGGATCGGGCGATGTGGATCTTCAGGAGATTGGCTCCGGCGATGTAAAGGCGGAGACCGGCTCCGGGTCCATTCGGATCAACGGGCTTGCGGGCGGCCTGATGGCGCGGACGGGATCGGGCGATATCGAGGCCAACGGCAAGCTGGCCGGAGACGCCAAGCTACAGACGGGCTCCGGGTCCATCCGGCTGCACCTTGGAGCAGACGCGCGGTTTAACTTCGATGCGGCTACGGGATCGGGGTCGATCCATGTGTCCCAACCGGGCGCGCCGCAGATGTCGGCGGAGCGGCATCATCTCTCGGGGCAGGTGAATGGCGGCGGGCCATCGCTAGAGGTTCGGACGGGCTCGGGAGACATCGAGGTGAACTAAGTACTTCGTACCGTTCTTGGGCTGTTGGGCAGAATCATCACGCTGGTCCTCCCGCTGGTCGGAATCAAATACACTCGCTGCCGACCAGCGGGAGGCCCTATATAGATAATCTCCCCCATACCTTCCCGAGAACGGTACGACGTACTAGGCTTGAAGGATGCTGCCTAAACTGCTTGTCTTCGATCTGGATGGAACCCTGATCGATTCTCGAATCGACCTCTGCAACTCCGTCAACGCCACGCTAAACCACTACGGCCGCGCCCAACTCTCCGAGGAGGTCATCTCCGGTTACATCGGCGACGGGGCGACCACGCTGGTGCGACGCGCCCTGGCCCATGTGCACCTGATCGCCAACGAGCCTGACCCGCACGATGATGCCTTCATCGAAGAAGCACTGGATTGGTTCATCGGCTATTACAAGGTGCACAAGCTGGACTACACGTACGTCTATCCTGGCGCGATGGAGGCCCTGGCCGCCATACGGGAGCGTCATCCACAGGTGCTGATGGCCGTGCTGACGAACAAGCCGGTCGATCCTTCGCGGGCGATCTGCGAGCACTTCGGGCTGGATCGCTACTTCTTCCAGAACTACGGCGGCAACTCGTTCCAGACCAAGAAGCCGAATCCGGAGGGGCTGCTGCAACTGATCGCGGAGGCGAGCGCGATTGCGGGCAAGACGCTGACACCAGCCGACACGGTGATGATCGGCGACTCCTCCTTCGACATCCTGACGGCGAAGAACTGCGGAGCGCGGTCGCTGGGCTGTACGTTCGGGCTGGCTCCGCAGACCCTGCCGTCGTCTCATCCGGATGCGGTAGTAGATCGGGCGTCGGATTGGCCAGCAGCTCTGGGGTTGAACTGAGGAGCCGCTACTTGCCGCCCTCCTGCTGGCGCTTCCACTCCTTGCGGAACTCCAGATCCTTCTTCTCCACCATGGCCTTGTAGCCGACGGGATCGACGAAGACATTCGACGGGCTGGACTTCATGCGGGAGTACTTGTCCAGCATGTCGAAGTAGCCTCCGTGCGCGCCGAGGAAGATATCGCACGGCAGCGACTTCAGGATGCGGAAGGTCTTCTCGTAGTCCTGAGCCTGCTCGGGGTAGGCTTTGTTGTCGACCAGACGAAAGCCAGGGTTCACGTTCCAGCTACCGACGATGACAGCGTTGTAGCTCTTCCCTTTGTCCATAACTTTCATGGTCCAGGTGGTGCAGCCCTTGGTATGGCCCGGAGTCTTGTGGGCTACCAGCACCGCGCCGCCCAGCCGGACTTCGTCGCCATCGTGCAGCACCCGGTCTACCTTCGTTGGCGGATAGCGGTTCTTGGGCGAGTTGTAGAAGAAGTCGCTGGCGCCTCCGCTCTCGACGACGGGAACGTCCGCGTCCATCACCATGTACTTCGCCCCGGTCAGGCGCTTGATCTCGGCGCTGCCCGCATCGTGGTCGTCGTGCGCGTGGCTGATGAGCAGAATCTTGATATCGCTCATCTTGAAGCCAAGCCCCTCGATGCTCTTCTGGATAAGCGGGACGGAGGCGACGTAGCTGCTGTTGATGAGGATGTCGCCCTGCGACGTGGTGATGAGGTAGGAGGCGAGATCCTTGCTGCCCACGTAGTACAGGTTATCGGCGATGCGGAAGCCCGGAAACGGCGTCATACGGGCGGAGTCGGGCTGGGCGAGCGCGGACGGTCCCGCAGCGATCAGAAGTAGAAGAACGGCGGCAAACCACTGCGTAAATCTGCGCATTCGATACGACCTCAACGTAAATTTGCCGGAAGACCGTCAGGAGCGAGCCTGCCAGGGCCGAACCAGTCTATCTCCTACGGATAGAGCTGGGATATTGGCTTTGCGGGTTATTTTTGCCATCGCAAACTATTCTCGTGTAGGCTGGCGCGCGGAAGCTTTTTCAGCCTTTTTCATACACGAAGGAATCCTACACATGAGCGAGTTTTCGCGACGTACATTTGTGGCTGCGAGCGGTGCGCTCGTCTCTGGCCTTGCATTGGGACAAGCTCCTGCGGCTCCGTTAACCGCCGGTGAGGTAATCGACCGGATCAAGAAGCAGGTAGGCGTGCCCTGGCGGCCAACGACGGTGGACAACCTGCTCACCGGATCGCCGGAGACGCCGGTGCGCGGCATCGCCACGACCATGATGGCGACGCTGGACGTGGTGGAGCGGTGCGTTGCCGAGGGCAAGAACATGATCGTGACCCAC
This is a stretch of genomic DNA from Granulicella sp. WH15. It encodes these proteins:
- the bla gene encoding subclass B3 metallo-beta-lactamase is translated as MRRFTQWFAAVLLLLIAAGPSALAQPDSARMTPFPGFRIADNLYYVGSKDLASYLITTSQGDILINSSYVASVPLIQKSIEGLGFKMSDIKILLISHAHDDHDAGSAEIKRLTGAKYMVMDADVPVVESGGASDFFYNSPKNRYPPTKVDRVLHDGDEVRLGGAVLVAHKTPGHTKGCTTWTMKVMDKGKSYNAVIVGSWNVNPGFRLVDNKAYPEQAQDYEKTFRILKSLPCDIFLGAHGGYFDMLDKYSRMKSSPSNVFVDPVGYKAMVEKKDLEFRKEWKRQQEGGK
- a CDS encoding HAD hydrolase-like protein, with the translated sequence MLPKLLVFDLDGTLIDSRIDLCNSVNATLNHYGRAQLSEEVISGYIGDGATTLVRRALAHVHLIANEPDPHDDAFIEEALDWFIGYYKVHKLDYTYVYPGAMEALAAIRERHPQVLMAVLTNKPVDPSRAICEHFGLDRYFFQNYGGNSFQTKKPNPEGLLQLIAEASAIAGKTLTPADTVMIGDSSFDILTAKNCGARSLGCTFGLAPQTLPSSHPDAVVDRASDWPAALGLN
- a CDS encoding DUF4097 family beta strand repeat-containing protein, which produces MNLRILTAAALFILTTAAHAAGGNFERTLPLSGPADLYISTGSGHIRVFPGQGDQIHVSAHVYSGWNAGDNVEERIQKIIAAPPVQQSGNTVRLGETDDRRLYNNITIDYDISVPKTVAINARSGSGDVEIDNVGRFLAAATGSGSVRAHGIQGPAALRTGSGDVDLQEIGSGDVKAETGSGSIRINGLAGGLMARTGSGDIEANGKLAGDAKLQTGSGSIRLHLGADARFNFDAATGSGSIHVSQPGAPQMSAERHHLSGQVNGGGPSLEVRTGSGDIEVN
- the lexA gene encoding transcriptional repressor LexA, with the translated sequence MAITRRQKEVIDFLSGFTQKNGYSPSYEEIASGLGLNSLATVHKHVTNLQNKGLLQRAHNRSRSIDVLPPRASKRGQDRLPLLGRIAAGKPVEAIEAAESISLGDIIGNREVFALEVRGDSMRDEHIVSGDYVLVERTRTAREGEIIVALVDGSEATLKRFYREGAMIRLQPSNAEMAPIYAPAANVSIQGKVLGILRKYA